From the Saccharobesus litoralis genome, one window contains:
- a CDS encoding sulfatase-like hydrolase/transferase translates to MNKLMTNKYLSKTAALASAFALSAGIVGCAVNGNNNSSQQSVNNDSYAVSAERLAKNVAKPVPQQTNKVKPNILWILTDDQRADSIAAVNMALRGTKESELGYVESPSLDALAQEGVLFPLAYNQSPGCSPSRYSMATGQYPHRSGRYGFEYAHRQSEHAKPTIPEVLREHGYQTMLAGKAGLRLKNGINVKGVPLTYDFEVERYALERAGIGDWTKKTVRDKKTGKPSVTEYFHYADGSKDSFVYSRNGKFVDEPNPADKKLDIIRSYTRALPVLILAGESPMPEDKTTDGKILEAFQNYLGNANQSYTSMLGKKIQGPTDDKPVMVSLSFHFPHTPVLPPKSYQDRFEKIPYKLPKFSKDEVAKLPQQLKKLYKNTKADGLTDAEKLRTIQDYYAFTAYGDSLIGKAIKDFKEYSKKTNRPYLIVATVGDHGWHLGEQGIQAKFAPWNKSGHGAMIVVDSSGEYFPKNTVHTDYVEYVDIAPTLFAAAGVDIDNDHQHLNGFDLADVIRQPELKRDYVLGEMNQIIGDRVYLRSKRWGFSMKIRPKNGKPGETHEAGEDIMWAVNATPQQVEMALYDMQCDPNERNNVAYDPRYKNIVEALRLKTQNIFLGDNRLEVNWKKQNVYHISDFAVGAHDRKLTQVDAIAAPECF, encoded by the coding sequence ATGAATAAATTGATGACAAATAAGTATTTAAGTAAAACCGCAGCACTTGCTTCGGCTTTTGCCTTATCTGCTGGCATTGTTGGTTGTGCCGTGAATGGCAACAACAATAGCAGCCAACAGTCTGTTAATAATGACAGCTACGCCGTTAGTGCTGAGCGCCTTGCCAAAAATGTTGCCAAGCCTGTACCGCAACAAACCAATAAAGTTAAACCTAATATTTTATGGATATTAACCGATGACCAAAGGGCGGATTCTATCGCCGCGGTTAATATGGCTTTGCGCGGAACAAAAGAAAGTGAATTAGGTTATGTTGAATCACCAAGCTTAGATGCCTTAGCACAAGAAGGTGTGTTGTTCCCACTGGCTTATAACCAATCACCGGGTTGCTCACCATCACGTTATTCTATGGCTACAGGCCAATATCCGCACCGCAGTGGTCGCTATGGTTTTGAATACGCGCATCGCCAAAGTGAACATGCCAAACCTACTATTCCAGAAGTGTTGCGTGAGCATGGTTATCAAACCATGTTAGCCGGTAAGGCGGGCTTACGTCTTAAAAATGGCATTAATGTTAAAGGTGTACCGCTGACTTACGATTTTGAAGTTGAGCGCTATGCGTTAGAGCGAGCGGGTATTGGTGACTGGACTAAGAAAACGGTAAGAGATAAAAAAACGGGTAAGCCAAGCGTGACAGAATACTTTCACTATGCGGATGGCAGTAAAGACTCGTTCGTTTACTCACGTAACGGTAAATTTGTTGACGAGCCTAACCCAGCAGATAAAAAACTGGATATTATTCGCTCTTATACTCGTGCTTTACCTGTGTTGATTTTAGCGGGTGAAAGCCCGATGCCAGAAGACAAAACCACAGATGGTAAAATTCTCGAAGCATTTCAAAACTATTTAGGCAATGCTAACCAAAGCTATACATCTATGCTGGGTAAAAAGATCCAAGGTCCAACTGACGATAAACCAGTAATGGTGAGCTTGAGTTTTCACTTTCCGCATACTCCGGTTTTACCGCCAAAGTCTTACCAAGATCGTTTTGAAAAAATTCCTTACAAATTGCCAAAATTTAGTAAAGACGAAGTAGCTAAATTGCCACAACAGCTAAAAAAGCTATACAAGAATACCAAGGCAGATGGGTTAACCGATGCTGAAAAGCTAAGAACCATCCAAGATTATTACGCGTTTACCGCCTATGGTGATTCATTAATTGGTAAAGCGATTAAAGATTTTAAAGAATACAGCAAAAAGACTAATCGCCCTTATTTGATTGTTGCCACCGTCGGCGATCACGGTTGGCATTTAGGTGAGCAAGGGATTCAAGCCAAATTTGCACCTTGGAACAAATCTGGCCACGGCGCCATGATAGTGGTTGATTCTTCTGGTGAATACTTCCCGAAAAATACTGTGCATACGGATTATGTTGAATACGTAGACATTGCTCCTACCTTATTTGCTGCCGCGGGTGTTGATATAGATAACGATCATCAACACTTAAATGGTTTTGATTTAGCTGATGTTATTCGCCAGCCTGAGCTTAAGCGTGACTATGTATTGGGTGAAATGAACCAGATTATCGGTGATCGGGTTTATTTGCGCTCTAAACGTTGGGGTTTCTCGATGAAGATCCGCCCGAAAAATGGCAAACCGGGGGAAACTCACGAAGCCGGTGAAGATATTATGTGGGCCGTTAATGCAACACCGCAACAAGTTGAAATGGCGTTGTATGATATGCAATGTGATCCAAATGAGCGTAACAATGTTGCCTATGATCCGCGTTACAAAAATATTGTAGAGGCGTTACGCTTAAAAACTCAAAACATCTTTTTGGGTGATAACCGCTTAGAGGTTAATTGGAAAAAGCAAAACGTTTACCACATTAGTGATTTTGCGGTTGGCGCGCATGATCGTAAATTAACTCAAGTTGACGCGATTGCTGCACCTGAATGTTTTTAG
- a CDS encoding GntR family transcriptional regulator, producing MNAPLAITTHHKIAKVIRTEIISGLIKPGTEIDEQQLAKKFGVSSAPVRDAIFQLNIEGVIECKKNTPPTVAPLISEDLRQLLLTLMQKIEIQAISSQINKARQADIDSLSIIFGCIKLHYKHNQLVDTAEAMIDFHKYLVDMEGGDELVNVWHPIVMRLVMNTDYTNINPEHFDYYKAIIEALTNQDELAALKALPKSLGFLS from the coding sequence ATGAACGCACCACTCGCCATTACGACTCATCATAAAATAGCCAAAGTGATCAGAACAGAAATCATCTCAGGCTTAATCAAGCCAGGTACTGAAATAGATGAACAACAGCTTGCCAAAAAATTTGGTGTGTCGTCAGCACCAGTGCGAGATGCTATATTCCAATTGAATATTGAAGGCGTAATTGAATGTAAAAAAAATACACCGCCAACTGTGGCACCTTTAATTAGTGAAGACTTGCGTCAATTGCTGTTAACCTTAATGCAAAAAATCGAAATCCAAGCGATTAGTAGTCAAATTAATAAAGCACGCCAAGCGGATATTGATTCACTCAGTATCATTTTTGGTTGTATTAAACTGCATTACAAACACAATCAATTAGTCGACACTGCCGAAGCCATGATTGATTTCCACAAGTATTTAGTTGATATGGAAGGTGGTGATGAATTAGTTAATGTTTGGCACCCTATCGTGATGCGCTTAGTTATGAATACCGACTATACAAACATTAACCCAGAACATTTTGACTACTATAAAGCCATTATAGAGGCGCTGACCAATCAAGACGAACTAGCCGCTTTAAAAGCCTTACCCAAAAGTTTAGGCTTTTTATCCTAA
- a CDS encoding carbohydrate binding domain-containing protein — translation MDKETEKRVAAYIQDRSHQLALAKQCKNDPELLDYLAKHKLIDRILRFNTQDQGSDIFVKEMRMRLNEPQSSTFADQVKQKLHALHGNSPAFSQAPAANDKLFYKAITSVAASIMLAFIVWLYLPQDNAFDDPIVSTATPSIIQNRGVTTDSGTHYTIEQDNEWIELDNGITLVAKADSEFLIRNQNEIELLQGQIRTKIPHGTHAQIETRGRFFKLHNADKSQLLNDAEHEYTKPTSWIAWHQPDSISFDISASGDIQFNQNMPQAITNVPTHTSLLAHQASFQSPQDNLALANNAANSALLDATPTSQQNTAANSQVRAASQLTSNDLLLGLNGDFETGALTHWRSRPETQGYAEVTSQAAKDGNYGLYVNTQGGNVYLEVKKQSFPQGYMHNGKLFKLSMDIKRLNNNTGQTGITGRLFNNRAKPIGTAFGRWFEINEPGEWITIEKYIPGENWPASGTSFELMFFKPEEEYYIDNIKIEPVITQGNILTKYNGDIENGEIGTYIQEKVSENENNYAQIEVREEAAITGNYGIYANTYVGDMAIKVNYKALSKWRIDPDKDYIFSYDVRLKEGEVNLVHTTPSGWVHAVPGWKPMSFNFINQAVSERGMIKVRMRVPHEVIPDSGYLEINIYSKTKGIFHMDNFEFFVADEQN, via the coding sequence ATGGACAAAGAAACAGAAAAACGCGTTGCCGCTTATATACAGGATCGCAGCCATCAGTTGGCACTCGCCAAGCAATGTAAAAACGATCCTGAATTGCTTGATTACCTAGCCAAACATAAATTGATTGATAGAATTTTACGCTTTAATACGCAAGATCAAGGCAGCGATATATTCGTTAAAGAAATGCGCATGCGTTTAAACGAACCACAGTCCAGCACCTTTGCAGATCAAGTTAAACAAAAACTACACGCTTTACATGGCAATTCCCCAGCGTTCTCGCAAGCGCCAGCGGCTAACGATAAACTATTTTATAAAGCCATTACCTCAGTTGCTGCCAGCATCATGCTGGCTTTCATTGTTTGGTTGTATTTACCGCAAGATAACGCGTTTGACGACCCAATCGTTAGCACCGCAACCCCAAGTATTATTCAAAATCGCGGCGTAACAACAGATTCAGGCACTCACTATACTATTGAACAAGACAATGAATGGATTGAACTCGACAATGGCATCACGCTAGTCGCCAAAGCCGATAGCGAGTTTTTAATTCGCAATCAAAATGAAATTGAGCTTTTACAAGGGCAGATACGCACTAAAATACCTCATGGCACGCACGCCCAAATTGAAACTCGCGGGCGATTTTTTAAACTGCATAATGCGGATAAAAGCCAATTGCTCAATGATGCTGAACACGAATATACCAAACCAACGAGTTGGATCGCTTGGCACCAACCTGACAGTATCTCCTTTGATATCAGTGCCAGTGGCGATATTCAGTTTAATCAAAATATGCCGCAAGCTATTACCAATGTACCAACACATACCAGCTTATTAGCTCACCAAGCCTCATTCCAATCACCACAGGATAATTTGGCCTTGGCGAACAATGCTGCCAATTCAGCCTTACTCGATGCCACACCGACGTCCCAACAAAACACAGCCGCAAATAGTCAAGTGCGCGCCGCATCTCAACTTACCAGCAATGATTTATTGCTCGGTTTAAATGGTGACTTTGAAACAGGGGCGTTGACACATTGGCGCTCTCGGCCGGAAACCCAAGGTTATGCCGAAGTCACTAGTCAAGCGGCTAAAGATGGCAATTATGGTTTATACGTTAACACTCAAGGTGGCAATGTTTATTTGGAAGTCAAAAAACAAAGCTTTCCACAAGGTTATATGCACAATGGCAAATTGTTTAAATTGTCGATGGACATTAAACGCTTAAACAATAATACAGGTCAAACAGGCATTACCGGACGACTATTTAATAACCGTGCTAAACCTATTGGCACCGCTTTTGGTCGATGGTTTGAGATAAATGAACCAGGTGAGTGGATCACCATTGAAAAATACATTCCTGGTGAAAACTGGCCTGCCAGCGGCACTAGCTTTGAGCTAATGTTTTTTAAACCAGAAGAAGAATATTACATAGACAACATTAAAATTGAGCCTGTGATCACGCAAGGCAACATATTAACTAAATACAATGGCGATATCGAAAACGGCGAAATCGGCACCTATATTCAAGAAAAGGTCAGCGAAAACGAAAATAACTACGCGCAAATTGAAGTGCGTGAAGAGGCCGCAATTACAGGCAATTACGGTATTTATGCCAACACCTATGTGGGTGATATGGCAATAAAAGTAAACTACAAAGCCCTGAGTAAATGGCGCATTGATCCTGACAAAGACTACATATTTTCCTATGACGTCAGATTAAAAGAAGGGGAAGTTAATTTAGTACACACGACCCCTTCAGGCTGGGTGCATGCTGTTCCAGGTTGGAAGCCCATGAGCTTTAACTTTATTAATCAAGCAGTCAGTGAACGCGGTATGATCAAAGTCCGTATGCGTGTTCCGCATGAAGTTATTCCTGATTCAGGCTATCTCGAAATCAATATCTACTCAAAAACAAAAGGAATTTTCCATATGGATAACTTTGAATTCTTTGTAGCTGACGAGCAAAATTAG
- a CDS encoding RNA polymerase sigma factor — MNIIDEQELIVKAQNKDIDAFSQLVKNHEREVRICLAARLDTAHEAEDLAQEAFIIAFSRIDEYEPVRPIKYWFRAIALNLLNNYRRKVKPLAVGDSNDLEDMLNSKIEANLQHDGENTVVSALQGCMGLLSDDLQKLVVQHYSEGYSVGDLTKMHDVKHSTLTMRLHRVRDKLRKCIDEKLAAQTA; from the coding sequence TTGAATATCATTGACGAGCAAGAATTAATAGTTAAAGCGCAAAACAAGGACATTGACGCTTTTTCGCAATTAGTGAAAAACCATGAGCGAGAAGTTCGCATTTGTCTTGCGGCTCGTTTAGATACCGCGCACGAAGCAGAAGATTTAGCGCAAGAGGCTTTTATTATCGCTTTTAGCCGTATTGATGAATACGAACCAGTACGCCCCATTAAATATTGGTTTAGAGCCATTGCATTAAATCTGCTGAACAATTACCGACGTAAAGTCAAACCTCTCGCGGTAGGTGATTCTAACGATCTTGAAGACATGCTAAACAGCAAGATCGAAGCAAACTTACAACACGATGGTGAAAATACCGTAGTTTCGGCCCTGCAAGGCTGCATGGGCTTATTAAGCGACGATTTACAAAAACTGGTGGTTCAACATTATAGCGAAGGCTATAGCGTAGGCGATTTAACTAAAATGCACGACGTTAAACACTCTACATTAACTATGCGCTTGCATAGAGTACGAGACAAACTACGTAAGTGCATAGATGAAAAGTTAGCCGCGCAAACCGCATAA
- a CDS encoding sulfatase-like hydrolase/transferase, translated as MISRVNRLITGLASLSISILLASCASNQTDVNQAVVVNKPAYINTKTKPNILWIITDDQRPDSIAAYNRAVYGTANSPLGYVESPNADKLAAEGVIFTNAFNNSPACGPSRGSMHSGRYPFRNGHYAFELTHQEPDFVKPTVSQTMRANGYGTATFGKEDAYIFKWGPGQGFHDANLYDYKVHFKHDLQKNGFGDLFTKLKYGNVDGKFSPLGLTETVLYPNGDKKSYYLKRHKAPRNAEDQKQLEATDKEFDLLRSYTRSNPDLIIGGENPKPAGETVDAYIVEEFKRYLANQNQSFKTLWGKKAQGANSNKPQFLHLGFHLPHTPVLPPKSYRDRFKKIKYNVPQFDKAAELGKLPAQLVKLYNAMQADGMTDAEKQQAIQDYYAFCAYGDALMGDAIEAFKQYSKKNNQEYVIIFTVGDHGWHLGEQGIEAKFGPWAQSVNNAAIVVSSDKDRFKPGSVNQDLVEFVDFAPTILASGGVDINKPAFDYLDGYSLYDVAAKTKPARDYVLGEMNLVIGPRAYLHTKRFRFSMRTRPFNNVNLKPKQLGNNIKWALVAPAEKVDMALYDLKYDPLERNNLANDPKYQKLAAWFRNKLGNIVLGDGRVEADWSQANAYHISHFAKGADDKIADIPAHLIP; from the coding sequence ATGATCAGCCGAGTTAATAGGTTAATAACAGGTTTAGCCAGTTTAAGTATCAGTATCTTGTTAGCTAGTTGTGCAAGTAATCAAACCGACGTTAACCAAGCCGTAGTGGTAAATAAACCCGCTTATATTAACACTAAAACCAAGCCAAATATTTTGTGGATTATTACAGATGACCAGCGCCCAGACTCAATTGCTGCTTATAATCGCGCAGTTTACGGCACAGCCAATAGTCCGCTAGGCTATGTTGAATCCCCAAATGCTGACAAGCTCGCCGCCGAAGGTGTTATTTTTACCAATGCGTTTAACAACTCGCCTGCTTGTGGTCCTTCTCGGGGCTCTATGCATTCTGGTCGCTATCCTTTTCGCAATGGCCATTATGCATTTGAGTTAACCCACCAAGAGCCAGACTTTGTTAAACCTACGGTTTCGCAAACCATGCGAGCGAATGGCTACGGTACAGCAACCTTTGGTAAAGAAGACGCATACATTTTTAAATGGGGGCCTGGCCAAGGGTTTCATGATGCTAACCTGTACGACTATAAAGTACATTTTAAACACGATTTACAAAAAAATGGCTTTGGTGATTTATTTACCAAATTAAAGTACGGCAATGTTGATGGTAAATTTTCGCCATTGGGTTTAACTGAAACCGTTTTATATCCTAATGGCGATAAAAAATCTTATTATTTAAAACGCCACAAAGCGCCGCGCAATGCTGAAGACCAAAAGCAACTGGAAGCAACAGATAAAGAATTCGATTTGTTGCGCTCTTATACTCGCTCTAACCCAGATTTAATTATTGGTGGTGAAAACCCTAAACCAGCGGGTGAAACGGTAGATGCTTATATTGTTGAAGAATTTAAGCGTTATTTGGCGAATCAAAACCAGTCGTTTAAAACCTTGTGGGGTAAAAAAGCCCAAGGAGCAAATTCAAATAAGCCGCAGTTTTTACATTTAGGTTTCCATTTGCCGCATACACCGGTTTTACCGCCAAAGTCGTATCGTGATCGTTTTAAAAAGATTAAGTACAACGTGCCGCAGTTTGATAAGGCGGCCGAGCTAGGTAAATTGCCTGCTCAGTTGGTTAAGCTATACAACGCAATGCAAGCCGACGGCATGACAGATGCTGAAAAGCAGCAAGCGATCCAAGACTATTATGCCTTTTGTGCTTATGGCGATGCCTTAATGGGTGACGCGATTGAAGCATTTAAGCAATACAGCAAAAAGAACAATCAAGAATATGTGATTATTTTTACCGTAGGTGATCATGGTTGGCATTTGGGTGAGCAAGGAATTGAAGCTAAATTTGGTCCTTGGGCGCAATCGGTAAATAACGCAGCGATTGTAGTGTCTTCTGACAAAGACAGATTCAAACCAGGTTCAGTTAATCAAGACTTAGTTGAATTTGTCGATTTTGCACCAACCATTTTAGCGTCTGGTGGGGTGGATATTAATAAGCCCGCGTTTGATTATTTAGACGGCTATAGCCTGTATGATGTTGCCGCCAAAACCAAGCCAGCCCGTGATTACGTGTTAGGTGAAATGAACTTGGTTATTGGTCCCCGTGCCTATTTGCATACTAAGCGTTTCCGTTTTTCAATGCGCACACGGCCGTTTAATAACGTCAACTTAAAACCTAAGCAATTAGGCAATAACATTAAATGGGCATTGGTTGCGCCAGCAGAAAAAGTGGATATGGCATTGTATGATCTTAAATATGATCCACTCGAGCGTAATAACTTAGCCAACGATCCTAAATACCAAAAGTTAGCGGCTTGGTTCCGCAACAAGTTGGGCAATATTGTATTAGGTGATGGCCGAGTTGAAGCAGACTGGTCTCAAGCCAATGCTTATCACATCAGTCATTTTGCAAAAGGGGCGGATGACAAAATTGCTGACATTCCAGCTCATTTAATTCCTTAA
- a CDS encoding beta-galactosidase, whose product MKKNIKLLTLSLLLSMTVGTALLLSACQQNGNPTDENKHKVKSLPDELILGFEQSVIPAAIKLKNAKGQLVTEASAVSQGQQALRVKFDAKNKEHTSIVIEPKTPFDWSHMQDFSLAFDIANQGETSVHLMLGVTDIKGRSYTRAVNIPVGPSKTYYSKMHGHDVGSPNNKKGDKVELNLSSGLRSNPATWQSDDTQFVWMWGTKNLELSGIKRISLSTSYNLRDKEITLDNIRLMPHPEMDKNYLVNIVDKYGQSAKMEYPEKVHSDEELAAKTQAELKRLQNGKMLADRSKYSGWKQGPKLTGTGYFRTEKVDGKWWLVDPEGYLYVATGVDIIRLSNASTMTGYDFTKRSDKSTRKVVSDTRANMFEWLPESYDHPLADHFGYRGGAHSGALKRGEVFSFYSANLERKYGETSPQSYLRSWRNVTIDRMRHWGFTSLGNWTHPMYYDNTKIPYFAHTSINGKYKTVSSGNDFWAPMPDVFDPEFARIADKKLAQVANQVKGSEWCVGVFVDNEKSWGRSNSRSTELGIVIHTLKRNGKQVPTKAKFTQVMRDKYKDIKSLNQAWNTNIASWAAFDKGGFNSQLQKRNKVQDADYAQLLAVYADQYFKIVSTAMKKHMPNHLYFGARFASWGMPMEVVNASAPYTDVVSFNNYKPGITQPTWAFLEELDKPTMIGEFHFGTSSSGFFHPGLIHAADQKDRAMMYKDYMRSVFNNNYFVGAHWFQYHDSPITGRAYDGENYNVGFVTVADEPYEEMVKAAKELHGEMYSQRFNRAK is encoded by the coding sequence ATGAAAAAAAATATCAAATTATTAACACTGTCGCTTTTGCTGTCGATGACAGTTGGCACAGCTTTATTACTGAGCGCTTGTCAGCAAAATGGCAATCCAACTGATGAAAATAAACACAAGGTAAAGTCTTTACCTGATGAGCTAATTTTAGGGTTTGAGCAAAGCGTTATTCCAGCTGCAATCAAGTTAAAAAATGCCAAAGGCCAACTAGTAACAGAGGCAAGTGCCGTTAGCCAAGGCCAGCAAGCGTTACGGGTAAAGTTTGACGCCAAAAACAAAGAGCATACATCCATAGTGATTGAGCCAAAAACACCGTTTGATTGGTCACATATGCAAGACTTTAGTTTAGCGTTTGATATTGCCAACCAAGGTGAAACCTCGGTTCATTTAATGTTGGGTGTTACTGATATTAAAGGTCGCTCGTATACTCGCGCGGTTAATATTCCGGTTGGTCCTAGTAAAACCTATTACTCAAAAATGCATGGCCATGATGTCGGCAGCCCGAATAATAAAAAAGGCGATAAGGTAGAGTTGAATTTAAGCTCGGGCTTACGCTCCAATCCTGCTACATGGCAAAGTGACGACACCCAGTTTGTATGGATGTGGGGTACTAAAAACCTTGAGTTATCAGGTATTAAGCGTATTAGTTTGAGCACGTCGTACAATCTGCGAGATAAAGAAATCACCCTAGATAACATTCGCTTAATGCCACACCCAGAAATGGATAAAAACTACTTGGTTAATATTGTCGACAAGTATGGGCAAAGCGCCAAGATGGAATACCCTGAAAAAGTCCATTCCGATGAGGAATTAGCTGCCAAAACCCAAGCAGAATTAAAGCGCTTGCAAAATGGCAAAATGCTGGCCGATCGGTCTAAATACAGCGGTTGGAAACAAGGACCAAAATTAACTGGCACGGGCTATTTTAGAACAGAGAAAGTTGACGGAAAATGGTGGTTAGTGGATCCCGAAGGCTACTTATATGTTGCCACCGGAGTCGATATTATTCGTTTGTCTAACGCGTCGACGATGACAGGTTATGATTTTACGAAACGCTCAGACAAAAGCACACGTAAAGTGGTGTCTGATACGCGCGCTAATATGTTTGAGTGGTTGCCTGAATCTTATGATCATCCGTTAGCCGACCATTTTGGTTATCGTGGTGGTGCTCACTCGGGCGCGCTTAAGCGTGGTGAAGTGTTTAGTTTTTACAGTGCCAACCTTGAACGTAAATACGGTGAAACCTCTCCACAATCCTATTTGCGCTCATGGCGTAATGTCACTATTGATCGCATGCGTCATTGGGGCTTTACCTCGCTAGGTAACTGGACTCATCCTATGTATTACGACAATACTAAGATCCCTTATTTTGCCCACACATCGATTAACGGTAAGTATAAAACCGTATCGAGTGGTAACGACTTTTGGGCACCCATGCCAGATGTGTTTGACCCAGAGTTTGCTCGTATTGCAGATAAAAAGTTGGCGCAAGTGGCCAATCAAGTCAAAGGTTCAGAGTGGTGTGTTGGAGTGTTTGTCGACAATGAAAAAAGTTGGGGACGCTCCAATTCGCGCAGTACCGAGTTAGGAATTGTCATCCATACCTTAAAGCGCAACGGTAAGCAGGTTCCGACCAAAGCTAAATTTACCCAAGTTATGCGCGATAAATACAAGGATATTAAATCGCTTAACCAAGCTTGGAACACCAATATTGCCTCGTGGGCCGCATTTGATAAAGGCGGCTTTAATAGCCAATTGCAAAAGCGTAATAAGGTACAAGACGCAGACTATGCGCAATTACTTGCTGTGTATGCTGATCAGTATTTTAAAATTGTTAGCACAGCAATGAAAAAACATATGCCTAACCACCTGTATTTTGGTGCGCGCTTTGCCAGTTGGGGCATGCCAATGGAGGTTGTTAACGCGTCTGCACCTTATACCGATGTCGTGAGTTTTAATAACTATAAACCTGGGATCACCCAACCTACATGGGCGTTTTTAGAAGAGCTAGACAAACCGACTATGATTGGCGAATTCCATTTCGGCACCTCGTCGTCTGGCTTTTTTCATCCGGGCTTGATCCACGCAGCCGATCAAAAAGATCGCGCTATGATGTACAAAGACTATATGCGATCAGTCTTTAACAACAATTATTTTGTGGGGGCGCATTGGTTTCAATATCACGACTCGCCAATTACTGGCCGAGCTTACGATGGTGAAAACTACAATGTTGGTTTTGTCACTGTAGCGGATGAACCCTACGAAGAAATGGTGAAAGCTGCAAAAGAGTTACACGGAGAAATGTACTCGCAGCGCTTTAATCGCGCTAAGTAA
- a CDS encoding SDR family oxidoreductase has product MKTVLITGADRGMGLGFVKHYLSQGKQVIATTRRTQSSQHLAKLKAEYAAQLLVKSLDLGQPESIKSLADELQQANYQLDLVINNAGISYGEPFGEWTAPAFNQHLQINTLGPMLLNQALVPCLAAGCKLIQISSGMGSIEWNIGADNPLDAYAASKCALNILSRRLAEKLKSQNIIVLMLNPGWVQTDMGGAEAPTSIEQAIKDMTSTIDKVSLADSGQFLEADGASIPW; this is encoded by the coding sequence ATGAAAACAGTATTAATTACCGGCGCAGATCGCGGTATGGGGTTAGGGTTTGTTAAACATTACCTTAGCCAAGGCAAGCAAGTTATTGCCACTACCCGTCGAACTCAATCAAGCCAACACTTAGCTAAGCTAAAGGCGGAATACGCAGCACAATTGTTAGTTAAATCATTGGATTTAGGCCAACCAGAGTCAATTAAAAGCTTAGCTGATGAACTACAACAAGCTAATTATCAACTGGACTTGGTAATTAATAACGCCGGTATTTCATACGGCGAGCCTTTTGGCGAGTGGACAGCACCAGCGTTTAATCAGCATTTACAAATTAATACGCTAGGCCCCATGCTATTGAACCAAGCACTTGTACCTTGCTTGGCTGCGGGTTGTAAGTTAATTCAAATTTCATCAGGCATGGGCTCGATTGAATGGAATATAGGTGCAGATAATCCGTTAGATGCTTACGCAGCCAGTAAATGTGCGCTTAATATTTTGTCGCGCCGTTTAGCTGAAAAACTCAAATCACAAAATATTATTGTGCTAATGCTTAACCCTGGCTGGGTGCAAACTGATATGGGCGGTGCTGAAGCTCCTACGAGTATAGAGCAGGCAATCAAGGATATGACATCGACCATTGACAAGGTTAGTTTGGCAGACTCAGGCCAGTTTTTAGAAGCCGATGGTGCGTCCATTCCGTGGTAG